The DNA region CATGGCGGTTCTCAGTTATGCCCCTGACTCATGTTTCGTTGTCAGTGGCCCGGAAAGTGTGGAATCTGCAAATTTAAATAAAAAAGTGGGTCTTGTAGCCCAGACGACACAGTCCCTGGAAAACCTGCGAGATGTGGCCTCCCTATGTATATGTTATTGCCAGGAGGTGAGGACCTACAACACGATCTGTCATGCGACACACAAGCGGGGCGCTGAGGCGCTGGAACTTGCCAGACAGGTTCAGGTCATGATCGTGGTTGGCGGGAAGAACAGCGCCAACACGACACGACTGGCGAAGGCTGTCATCCAGGGAGGCACTAAGACATACCATATCGAGAGTGCGGATGAGTTAAACAGTATTGAGGTTCCCTTGGGAGTGCCCATAGGAGTCACAGCCGGTGCCTCAACACCCGGTTGGGTCATAGAGGAAGTTATGGTGGCGTTAAAGGACATGGACTAAATACTATCTCAAATCTCATATCTCAAATCTCATATTTCATATCTCAAAAAGTCCTAAAATCTCTTTGACTCCAGTTACATAGGATGCTCCTTTCCACAGGTTGTTTATCGATCATCCCCAATATAACAGACCGAAGGCGGAATCCTGGAAGCGAATTTCAATTTCCAATCCTCAATTCATAATTTACCATTTCCCCCTAATTATGAAACAAATGTTGGAAACCCACTATTTTCAAGGCTTGCGAGCCGGGTATTGAATTGACATGGGGTATCAAATATAGGATAATCCGCAACCGTTCAGCATGAATAAAATTCGAGGAGGTCACACAGCGTATGACGATGGAAGAGATTGAAGAAACGGAAGAGAATAGTCTCAATAGCGATGGGACGCCTGTGGTGGTAGACGATGACACCATGACAGACAGCGGAGATGCCGGTGAGGAATTCGGTGAGGAACTGGATGACGATGACGATGACAGTGAGGATTTCGCCAAGATGTACGAAGCGAGTATCCGAGATCTGAGAGAGAGGGAGGTTGTCACCGGTACGGTAGTCGGAATCTCAAAGGATGGTGTTCTGGTGGACGTGGGCTACAAGTCCGAAGGCATTATTCCGAGGGTGCAGTTCCAGGATGAAAATGGAGAACTCACCATAGAAGAAGGCGATACCGTTGAGGTGTTCCTTGAGAAAAAGGAAGACTCAGAAGGTCTGATCTATCTGTCCAAAGAGAAGGCAGACAAGATGAAGGTCTGGAACGACATCGGCCAGTCCTACGAGGACAATGAGCCTATTCGGGGTAAGATCATCAGTCGGATAAAGGGTGGTCTCACAGTGGATATCGGCGTGAGGGCCTTCCTGCCCGGTTCTCAGGTTGACATCAGGCCGATCAGAAACCTTGATCGTCTCGTTGGTGAAGATTTCTTTTTCAAAATAATTAAATTTAACCCCAGACGAGGGAATGTTGTACTTTCCCGGCGTGTTCTGCTTGAGGAGGAGAGGGAAACCAAGAAGGAAGATACCCTCAAGGTACTCGAGGAAGGTTCGGTGATGGAAGGGATCGTTAAAAATATCACCGATTACGGCGCCTTTATTGATCTGGGTGGAATAGATGGTCTTTTGCATATCACAGATCTTTCCTGGGGAAGACTGCAGCATCCTTCGGAAATGTTGACAGTTGGTGACAGTATCCAGGTCAAGGTCCTGAAGTTTGACAAGGAGAAGGAACGTGTCTCCCTTGGAATGAAGCAGTTGTCCGAAGACCCATGGGAAGGTGTACCTGACAGGTACCCCCTCAACGGGAGGGTTAACGGCAAGGTTATGAGCGTCACCGATTACGGCGCCTTCATAAAGCTTGAGGATGGTGTGGAAGGACTTGTTCACATCAGCGAAATGACCTGGAACCGCAAGATCAAGCACCCTTCCAAAATTGTTGAAGTTGGGGATTCGGTGGAAGCAGAAGTTCTTAGCATCGACAGGGAAAACAGACGTATCTCCCTGGGTATGAAGCAGATCGAACCCAACCCCTGGGATATCGTTGCTGAGAACTATCCCATCGGCAGCGTTATCGAAGGAAAGGTCAGGACCCTCACCGACTTCGGCGCATTTATCGGGTTGGAGGAAGGCATTGACGGTCTTATCCATGTTAGCGATATGTCATGGACCCAGAAGATTAACCATCCCTCCGAGGTCATAAAAAAGGGTGATTCTGTCAAGGCAGTCGTCCTGAGTGTTGACAAGGGCAGGGAGCGCCTGTCACTGGGTTTGAAACAGCTGACCACAAACCCATGGGAAGAGCTTGCCGCCAAACATCCGGTCGGAACAATAGTTACCGGGAAGGTTGTCAACCATGCTGATTTCGGCACTTTTGTTGAACTGATGGAAGGTGTTGAGGGGCTCATACACGTTTCCGAAATTGATGTACGTGACGGTCAAAGCTCTGAGGATGCATACCCCTCCGGTACTGAGGTGACTGTCAAGATCCTGAACATCGATTCCGAGGAACGGAAAGTCAGTCTCAGCATGAAAGCTGCCAAGGAAGGCGGCTCTTCTCCTGCTCCTTACAAGAGCTATCTGAACAATGACAGCGGTGGCGGGACCCTGGGAGACATTCTGGGAGCATCCCTGGCAGCGGCCAAGAGCAGCGGGGAATCCCAGGAGCAGGAAACTGAGCCAGCGGTAGAGATCGAAGCTGTCCCTGAAGAAGTTGATGAATCTCCGGAGGAGGAGGTTGAGGCTTCCCTGGCGGAAGTCGAAGAAGATCTTCAGCCTGAAACGGAAGAGGATGTTGAAGCTTCCGCCCCTGAGACTGAGGAAGAAGAAACCTCTGAGGAAACCGAACCAGAGGAAGAGAAAGCCGACTAACCCGCATTTCTCACAAGGGTTCGTCGCGAGGCGGTGTAGACGGGTGTGGATACAAGGCGCGCGATCGAGGGCCCCGGAGGCGTAGTTGACACTACGTCGAGGAGTCCGACCGAGCGCAACGCAGTAGACATGCCCGTATCCGCCGCCGCAGTAGAAGGCTGGTGAGAAGTGCGGGCTATTACCGGCAACGGTAATTTTTGTTTGATTATAGCCGTGTGTATTCTCGATGAGATGCCACGGCCTTTTTTGTGATAGATTAAAGAGAAAATAGAAAGTGGATAGGGGATAAGGGATAAGGGACAAGGGCGGAAAGCCAGCCCGGAAGCTCGAAACTCAAAAGCGCAAACCTCAAACCTCAAACTTTGGTTAAGCTTATGAAACGTGGATATAAAATATTTATAATCATCACTTTGGTTCTGCTCGTGGTGGCTTTTGCCGTCGGACGATCAGACAGATATGGCCCCGGAGGTTTTGGCGGGGATACCATTGCCCTGCTGCGTGTTGAGGGTCCTATAGTCGATGTTAGATGGCATATGGACCAGGTCCGTGATCTTATGGAAGATGACAGGATCAAAGGTGTTGTGCTTCGAATAGACAGCCCTGGAGGTGCAGTCGCCCCCACCCAGGAACTTTACATGGAACTGCTTAAGTTACGAAAGATCAAACCGATCGTGACTTCAATGGGAACTGTGGCAGCTTCAGGTGGATATTATGTCAGCTGCGCCACTGACTGGATCGTTTCCAACCCTGGTACCATCACCGGAAGCATCGGTGTCATTATGGAGTTCAGCAATCTGGAGGGCTTGTTCGGGAAACTGGGCATCAGCAGCCGAACCATCAAAAGTGGAAAGTTCAAGGATACTGGCAATCCAATGCGTCAAATGACTGAAGAAGAGGAAAAACTGCTTCAGGCTATGATAATGGATACATACGAACAGTTCGTCGAAGCGGTGCTCGAGGGGCGGCCAGTGGAAGAGGACCTGGTGCGTCCTTACCTTGATGGCAGGGTCTTTACTGGCCGGCAAGCGCATGAACTGGGTCTCGTGGACCAATTGGGTAACATAAATGACGCCATTGAAAAGGTATCTGAAATGGCAGGGTTGAAGGAAGTACCTGATGAAATTTACGAACCAGAACGGGAACGCCCTGGGATTTTTTCGATCTTGTTCGGTGAATCGGCCGCCAGAGCCCTGGCCAGCCTGTCTGATTCTGTAAATGATCAAAGCAGCGACAGGTGGCTGCAGCTGTGGAGAGCGTTTTAAGAGCAGAATGCAGAATGTAGAATCCAGAACGTAGAAGAAAGACACTTTGGCTTCGCCAATATACACAGGTGGTCTGGATTGGTATTCTACGTTCTACATTCTCGATTCTACATTCTGCCTTTCCTAACCTCTTGACTTTCATAGCTATTTTAGTTAGCCTTTCTTTTATATTTCAACTTCATATTTCATTCTGGGAGGGATCATGACCAAGGCTGAACTCATTGAAGCTCTCGTAGACCGAATAGACAGACTGACCAAAAAAGAAGCGGAACTTATCGTCAACACGGTTCTCAAGAGCATTGCTGACTCCCTTTCGACTGGCGGTAAAGTGGAACTCAGAGGGTTTGGCAGCTTCAAGGTCAAGGACAGGCGGTCCAGGGAGGGCAGGAACCCAAAGACCGGTGACAAGGTTTCGGTGGATGCGAAACGTGTTCCTTATTTTAAGGCAGGCAAGGAGTTGAGGGAACGGGTTAATAATTAGCTTGAGCAAACAAATAATATTGAACGGCTGGAGATCATCCAGCCGTTTTTTTTGTGTGCTCAAGGCAATTACTAAGTAACGGGGTATCGGCGAAAGAACTTATATACGCATTTAACTTTTCCCCGATACGCCGACACTCCGACACTCCGATACCTGCTTTACAATCCCTCCTTCCCGTGTAAAATTAAATCCAAAATTAATCCTTTAGGAGGGCACATGGCTGGACATTCAAAATGGGCTAATATAAAGCACAGAAAAGGTGCGCAGGATGTGGTAAGAGGCAAGATCTTTACCAAGCTCAACCGCGAGATAATGGTTGCCGCCAAGATGGGAGGCGGTGAGGTGGAAGCCAATCCTCGGCTCAGACAGGCTATTGCCAAGGCAAGATCGGCCAACATGCCCATGCAGAACATCGAACGTGCGATCAAAAAAGGTACCGGTGATCTTGAGGGCGTCAACTACGAGGAGATCCTCTACGAGGGGTACGGCCCGGCAGGCGTTGCCATTCTTGTGGAAACCCTGACTGACAACAGGAACAGGACCGTTTCGGATGTTCGTAGCGCCTTTACGAAAAATAACGGTAACCTGGGTGAAGCAGGGTGCGTTTCCTGGATCTTCCAGATGAGCTCATATTTTGTTTTTCCCAAAGAGGGGATAGAGGGGGACCACCTTGTGGAAGTAGCTCTGGAGGCTGGTGCTGAGGACATTAACGAAGAAGGGTCCGAATACGAAGTGACCGGTCCTCCGGAAAAATTCGATGCGTTAAAGGATGCTTTTACGGATGCCGGCCTTGAGTTTCAGGTTGGGGAGGTTACCATGCTGCCCCAGAACGTCATCAAGCTTGATGACCGACAGGCAGAGCAGACCCTTAAACTGGTGGAGGCCCTGGAGGATAGCGACGATGTTCAGAAGGTCTTCGCCAACTTCGACATTCCAGACGATGTTATGGAAAACCTCTGATAGATATCATGCGCATCCTCGGTGTCGACCCGAGCCTTCGGTCAACAGGTTATGCGATCGTTGAAGGGGACCGGAAGAAGCAGAGGATTATCGAGTTCGGTCTTATTAAAACGCGCAGTTCAGAATCTCTGGAAGATTCCCTGAAGCATATAGCGGATGCCATTGAAGAAGTCGTTCGAATACACACGCCTGACAGCCTCGCCATTGAGAATATCTTCACGGCCAGAAATAGCCGTGTGGCGCTTCAGCTTGGTCACGTCAGGGGAGTTGTGATACAGGTTTGCACACGTTGTGGACTACAAATTTTCCACTATGCTGCTACACGGATAAAGGAGACTGTCGCCGGGTATGGGCGGGCGTCCAAGGAACAGGTGCAGAACATGGTGGTGCGAACCTTTGGGCTTACCGAAACTCCTCCCCACGACGCTGCTGACGCAATAGCTGCCGCCTTGACACATTTCTACTGGTACCGGCCGGAGGAGGAAAACAGGTGATCGCCCTTATCAGCGGACGTCTTGCGGTTAAGGATCCAGGTGGCACAGTGGTGGTGGACACAGGAAATGTGGGCTACCGCATCTTTGTTTCCTTAAACACCCTCATACGCCTTCCCGAGGTAGGGGAGGAACTGATCCTGCACACTGTGACGGTGGTTCGGGACGACGCCATGCACCTTTTCGGGTTCGGAGACACCCAGGAAAAAGACCTGTTTAATCTCCTTGTGCAGGTTAAAGGTATCGGTCCCAAAGTCGCCCTGTCCCTTCTCGGAGGGTTAAAACCCGTCGATTTGAAGAACGCTATCTACCGTGAGGATGCAGGATGGATCAGCACGGTGCCGGGGGTAGGCAAGAAGACTGCTGAAAGGATCGTTCTGGAACTGAAGGACAAGGTGCAGCCAGCAGGGGAAGACCCTGCAGCGGTTGATGTCGGTGTGGAGGAACAGATAATCTCCGATGTTGTGTCCGCCCTGGCCAATCTTGGCTACCCTGCGTCACAGAGCAGGAAAGCGGTACAGGATATCCTTGAAAAAGATGGCGGGCCCGAAGACTTTACGGGCATCATCCGTGAATCGCTTAAAGTGCTTTCCGGGAGGAAAGCATGAAAACCCGCACGTGTCGGCGTGTCGGCGTGTCGACGTGTCGGGGAAAAACCGCTGTTATGAACGTCTTTTTCACCGATACCCCGTTACCCCGATACCCCGATACCCGGGAAAACGAGGTCCGCAGAGAGGACCAGAACTTCTTATGACCGACGATCGCATCGTAAATCCGGAACAGACCAACGACGAAGCTGCTTTCGAGGCCAATATCAGGCCCAGGAGGCTGACTGAATACGTGGGACAGTCTCGGGTCAAGGATAACCTCAGTGTCTTCATCAGGGCTGCCCAGGACAGGGGGGAAGCCCTGGATCACGTTCTCCTCTTCGGCCCTCCAGGCCTCGGCAAAACAACCCTGGCTAACATCCTGGCCAACGAACTGGGGGTAGACATCCGTTCCACCTCGGGGCCGGCAATGGAACGGTCCGGGGATCTGGCGGCCATCCTCACCAACCTGGACGAAAAGGGTGTACTCTTTATCGATGAGATCCACCGAATGAACAGGGTCGTGGAGGAAGTCCTTTATCCGGCTATGGAGGATTTTTCCCTGGATCTTATCATCGGTAAAGGTCCGGGAGCCCGCACTGTCAAACTGGATTTGCCGAAATTTACCTTGATCGGCGCAACGACTCGTATGGGGCTTCTCTCCTCTCCCTTCCGGGACCGCTTCGGAGTTGTCTGCCGGCTTGAATTCTACTCAGTAGATGAGTTGAAACAGATCATCACCCGTGCGGCCAGGATCCTTGATGTAGAGCTTTCCGGGGATGCCGCAGACGAAATAGCCATGCGCTCAAGAGGAACACCCAGGGTGGCCAACAGGCTGCTCAGAAGAGCCAGGGATTTCGCCCAGGTCCAGGCCGAAGGTGTCATCACCCTGGAAGTTGCTCGTCATACCCTGGAGAGGCTACAGATCGACGAGGTGGGGTTGGATGCCCTGGACAGGGCAGTGCTCCTCACCATTATAGACAAGTTCTCCGGAGGGCCTGTGGGTATCGATACCATCGCTGCCTCCATAGGAGAAGAACGGGACACCATCGAGGACATCTGCGAGCCGTATCTGCTGCAGGAGGGATATATACAGCGCACGCCGCGGGGTCGAACCGCTACAGAGGCAGCATATCGGCACCTCGGGCGAAAAATGGGACAGGGCGGCCCGCAGAAAGATTTGTTCGAGTAGGTTCGGCTGCAGGCGTGCGCTGGCTTGCCAGACCGTAGCTTCAGCCAAAGCTGGTGAACCCTGTGTTGGATTAAACGCCGCCTCCTTCTCTAAAAGCAATTGTCAAAAGTCAAATAGCAGTTATGATATCCGGGTAGTGAGTATGGTTGAACATAGAATGATTATGTGAAAGGCAAAGAGATGAAACCTGAACCCTCTGCTCCGGAAATAATGGAAAAATCAAAAATTACCCTGCTTAGCGTTCTCAAGAAGTTCGAGACGCTCATCATCTCCATCCTCATGATGCTGATGATCACCATCCTCCTTTTTCCACCATCGACCTGGGCTATATCATCGGCAAGGATATCATTTCACCGCCCATGTTCATAATCAGCATGTCCCGTCTTCAGGAGATGTTCGGTCTTATAATGCTGATCCTCATCGGCATCGAGATCCTCGAGGCCATCAAGGCCTACCTGGTCCACCAGGAGATCCACGTGGAGGTTGTGCTCATGGTGGCTGTCATCGCCATCGCACACAAGGTGATCATAATTGATTTCAAGGGGCTGCCCAACTACACGCTCGTGGGCATCGGGATCATTATCGTGTCCCTGTCCATTTCCTACTATCTGATCAAGAAGGTACGGCTGGAAAAAAAGAAGGCGTACCAGGACATCACCATGGGGGATAACTAGCCCGCATTATTCATGATGGTGATGAGATGTGAGCTAACTGTGTGGCAAATATGGATAAATGGGAATGGCACGATAAACATCATGAATTATGCGTACCAGGAAACACGGGACACATCAACGCCAACTCCTGATATTTTTTCCAAAGGAAAAGGCGGAACCAGGTCCCGCCTTTTTTCTTTGCAGGTGAAAATCTCCGAAAAGCAATATCAGTGGCGCTTGCTATAGCTCAGACGTGCAGTTCGGGCAGCGCGTTGCCTGCAGGGCGATGGTGGTAAAGCAGTAGGAGCACTCTTTTGTGGTCGGATCCGCCGCGGGAGCCTCCTCCTGGCGCTTCATCTTGTTGAGGGATTTTATGACCATGAACACCGCCACGGCGACGATGAGAAAGCTTATGACTGTATTGACAAAAAGTCCGTAATTCAGGGTCACCGCTCCGGCGGCCCGGGCATTTGCGATGGAAGAAAAGGGCCCTGCCTGGGAACCAGCCTTCAGGACGATGAAGAAATTGGAAAAATCCACGTTTCCCAGCAATAGTCCGATGGGCGGCATGAGGATGTCGCTCACAAAGGACTTGACGATAGTCCCGAACGCGGCGCCGATGACGATACCCACAGCCATGTCGAAGCTTTAAAGAGAGGGTGGGCGCACCCTCTCTTTAAAGCGGCTTTTGACCTTATTGGGCGTTCTACGTTCCTCGTTTAACATTCTGCCGTTACAGTCCCAGACGCTAAATTTTCCCTTCCCATTTCCATTTTCTGATCTCCGGAAGGTCCTGACCCTCCCTGTGGATATATTCCCGGTGCTTAACACGCTTGCTGTGGACAAATTTCTTGATATAGGCGGCCTTCGGGGACAGCTTATCGACCCGGTCAGCCACATCGGCCATAAGGTGAAACCGGTCGATGTCGTTTAAAACCGCCATGTCAAAAGGCGTTGTGGTCGTTCCCTCCTCCTTGTATCCCCGTACGTGAAGGTTCCGGTGGTTGGTCCTTCTGTAAGTCAGCCGGTGTATGAGCCATGGGTAGCCGTGGTAGACGAAAATGATGGGCCGGTCGGTGGTAAATATCGTATCGAAATCCCTGTCCGAAAGCCCGTGGGGGTGCTCTTCCTCCGGCTGCAGGGTCATGAGGTCAACCACGTTGACCACCCTGACTTTGAGATCCGGCGCGTGCTCCCTGAGCAGCTGAACTGCTGCCAGGGTCTCCACGGAAGGAACGTCTCCGCAGCAGGCCATGACCACGTCCGGCTGGGCACCACGATCACTGCTGGCCCATTCCCATATTCCGAGGCCCGCGCTGCAGTGCTCGATGGCTGTTTCCATATCCATCAACTGAAGGTGCTCCTGTTTCCCTGCCACGATGACGTTGACGAAATCACGGCTGCGCAGGCACTTGTCCGCCACATACAGGAGGGAGTTGGCGTCCGGCGGGAAGTAAACCCTTATAACGTCCGCCTTTTTATTTATGACATGGTCGATGAAGCCTGGATCCTGGTGGCTGAACCCGTTGTGGTCCTGCCTCCAGACATGGGAGGTGAGGAGATAGTTCAGGGAAGCTATCGGCCGTCTCCAGGGGATCTCGCGGCTGGCTGATTTCAGCCACTTGGCGTGCTGGTTGAACATGGAGTCGACAATGTGAATAAAGGCTTCGTAGCAGGAGAAGAACCCATGCCTGCCAGTGAGGAGGTACCCCTCGAGCCACCCCTGGCAGGTGTGCTCACTGAGGATCTCCATGACACGCCCGTCGGGGGAAAGATGCTCGTCAACGGGGAGGATCTCCTCCATCCAGGTCTTGCCGGTCACCTCGTAGAGTGCGTCCAGGCGGTTGGAGGCGGTCTCGTCGGGGCCGAAGACCCTGAAATTGCGTTGGCCGGAGTTGTACTTCATCACATCCCGGAGGTATTGTCCGAGGATTTTTGTCGCCTGCGCCGTACTTTGCCCGGGAAGGGGCACCTCCACAGCGTATTTACGATAATCAGGCAGCCGCAGGTCCCTGAGCAGCTGACCTCCGTTGGCGTGAGGGTTGGAGCCCATCCGTCGCGGCCCCGTGGGGACCCAGGCTGTGATGCTTTCGAAAGGCGCGCCGTCTCCGTCAAAAAGCTCCTCGGGGCGGTAGCTCCTCATCCACTTTTCAAGGAGCGCGACATGCTCCGGGTCGCTGCCCAGGCCGGAGAGGGGTACCTGGTGGGACCTCCATGTTCCCTCGACCTTCAGACCGTCAACCTCGGCGGGACCGGTCCAACCCTTGGGTGTTCTGAGGACGATCATGGGCCAGCGTGGCCTTCCGGCCAATGCACCTGTCCTGGCTCGATCCTGGATCTCGCGGATCTCATCGAAAACACTGTCCAGAGTTACGGCCATGAGTTGGTGCATCGTTTCCGGTTCGTCACCTTCCACAAACCGCGGTTGGTAACCATAACCTTTCATGAGGTTTTCGAGTTCCGCCTTTTCCATGCGCGCGAGGATAGCCGGGTTGGCAATCTTGTACCCGTTGAGGTGAAGGATGGGGAGAACCGCGCCATCGCCGGCCGGGTTCAGGAACTTGTTGGAGTGCCAGGAAGCCGCCAGTGGCCCCGTTTCCGCTTCTCCGTCCCCCACGACACAGGCGGCTATGAGGCCGGGATTGTCGAAAACCGCGCCGAAGGCGTGGGAAAGGGAGTAGCCCAGTTCCCCCCCCTCATGTATGGAACCAGGCACCTCCGGGGCGACGTGGCTCGGGATTCCGCCGGGGAAAGAAAACTGGGTGAACAGCTTATTCATCCCCTCCTCGTCCATGGAAACGGCGGGGTAGGTCTCGGTCCAGGTCCCCTCCAGCCATGTGTTCGCAACCAGGGCGGGTCCGCCGTGTCCCGGGCCTGTTATGAAGATAATGCTCAGATCACGTTCCCTGATGGCCCTGTTGAGATGGGCGTAGATGAAATTGAGCCCCGGCGTCGTGCCCCAGTGTCCCAGGAGGCGTGGTTTGATGTGATCGTAAGAAAGGGGTTTCTTCAGGAGGGCATTGTCGTAAAGGTAAATTTGTCCAACTGAGAGATAATTGGCAGCCCTCCAGTAGGCGTCCAGCTGGGCCAGCTTCTCCTCGGTGAGAGGCTGCGGTGACGGCGTCATGATAAATGCCTCCTTCAGGACATGTTTCCCGGAAATGGGTTACTGTTTAAAGTTTAGGCTATAAAGGTGCGGCGTCAAGGATAAGAAAAATTCTATGTAAGAAAGTTCTATCTCGGAGTATCAACGTGCCAGAGTGCCGGAGGTGGAAAAGTGCCCACGGTCCGGTCATCTTTCTATGGTGTAAAGGAGATCGGTACCCGTCTCTTCCCCTGATTCCCCCTGGAGAAGCAGATGGTCGTTGATCTTATACTCGAACTGGAACACGCTGAAACTCTGGAATATACCGACACCGTAGCGGACATAAACGCTAGGTGTGAGGTACTTGCCCACAACCAGGGAGGACTGTTCCACGTCCGCTTCGGTTTGTACCGTAACCTCCTCGAAACCGAAGCTGTTGCCGATGCGCTTGGCCAGGGACTCACCCTGATTCAACCCCATGGAAAGGGCCGCTGTAGCCAGTGCATTTCCCTCTTCCCCTGATGTACGACTCAATGGCTTTCCATTAACCAGGTAGGAAAGGGCCTCGGCCTGGTCCATTGGGGGATCCGAAAAAAGGGAAATAACCGGTTCCATGAGGGTACCACCCACATTTATGCCCGCCAGGATATCGTCTATACGTCTCACAGCCCTGACGTCCAGTCCGGGGTTCTCCAGGGGGCCGCCAGAGAAGGTCAGTTTGCCCCGTTCGATGGTGAGCCTCCGTCCGAAGGCACGGTACAGTCCGTCAGTAATTCTCAACTCTCCTGTGGCTGATGTCACCGTCCCGGGTTCGTCGATTATGCGGACGGAACCACTCACACGCCCGGTAAGTCCGAATCCGTCAACTGTGACCTTGTCCCCAAGGTTCAAACGCACATCACCACGGACTTTCAGGGGCGGTTTGGGCGTGGTGTCAGAACCGGGAGCGATGACAACGACGTCCGGAGAAGGTCTCTGTGTTACGGAGATTTCCACTGGATTAAAGGACGCCTCTGGCACGTTGACTGATCCTTTCAGAGTGAAGAGATTATCTTCGGCTGTGAGGATAAGGTCCGGAGATATCACCAGACTGATAACAGGGGTTCTGGCAGCCGTAACCTCTTCTCCCTTGAACCGCAACTCCATGGCCCTCGACTTTGTTAAAGGGTTTCTGACGCTTCCCTGAATATGAAGGCGTCCACGACCTGAACCTGCCGTAGCATCCAGTGTGAAACCTTCAGGTTTGCCTGCCGTCAGCCGACCTTCAACTGGTTTCAGGGAAAGTCCCAAAAGAGGTACACCGGCAGAACCATCCTGCAGGTTAACGAAGCCTTCGGTTACGGGGGTACCCAAAGTACCCTTGATGTCCAGTGTGGCCGTTAGAAGACCGGCAGGTCCATCCACGTCAGGAGCAAGGGCCTGGATAAAACCCATTTCAGCTAATTGAGCTACGAATCGCCCCTGGACGGGTTGATCCTGATAGGAGGAGCCTTCCGGGCGAGGAAACAATATACCGGGAAGAGAGAGGGTCCCAAGGACATGGTCCTGGCTGCCTTCAGGGCCCAGTTGGGCCTGAAATGATCCTTGCAAGCCAGTGCTGTCGAAAGTTGTGGACAAATCTGTTTCTCTTAAATTGAAGGAAACCCACTTTCCCGATCCATTCTGATAAAGGATGGATCCGGCTAAAGTGGACAGCCTGGCGGACCCCCACCAGCGACCTTCCGACCTCCCCCCTTTGATGATACCGTCCGAAAAACCCTCTATCTTTAGAGCGGAGACGGTGCCGGCCGTCAAAAGGGAGAGGGGCAACCGGTGGATCTGGAGGGATCCTTTACCCTCACCTTCTTTCCAGAGTGCTTCAGCGCAAA from bacterium includes:
- the ispH gene encoding 4-hydroxy-3-methylbut-2-enyl diphosphate reductase; amino-acid sequence: MHEVKLAVSAGFCFGVERAVKMAVLALDELGGPVYTLGPIIHNPQEVLRLQNIGIKMAHTLDEIPGGTVVIRSHGAPKGVIEEAEKRGLKVVDATCPLVQRLTERVRELAEDGYQVVVVGESDHPEVMAVLSYAPDSCFVVSGPESVESANLNKKVGLVAQTTQSLENLRDVASLCICYCQEVRTYNTICHATHKRGAEALELARQVQVMIVVGGKNSANTTRLAKAVIQGGTKTYHIESADELNSIEVPLGVPIGVTAGASTPGWVIEEVMVALKDMD
- a CDS encoding 30S ribosomal protein S1; this encodes MTMEEIEETEENSLNSDGTPVVVDDDTMTDSGDAGEEFGEELDDDDDDSEDFAKMYEASIRDLREREVVTGTVVGISKDGVLVDVGYKSEGIIPRVQFQDENGELTIEEGDTVEVFLEKKEDSEGLIYLSKEKADKMKVWNDIGQSYEDNEPIRGKIISRIKGGLTVDIGVRAFLPGSQVDIRPIRNLDRLVGEDFFFKIIKFNPRRGNVVLSRRVLLEEERETKKEDTLKVLEEGSVMEGIVKNITDYGAFIDLGGIDGLLHITDLSWGRLQHPSEMLTVGDSIQVKVLKFDKEKERVSLGMKQLSEDPWEGVPDRYPLNGRVNGKVMSVTDYGAFIKLEDGVEGLVHISEMTWNRKIKHPSKIVEVGDSVEAEVLSIDRENRRISLGMKQIEPNPWDIVAENYPIGSVIEGKVRTLTDFGAFIGLEEGIDGLIHVSDMSWTQKINHPSEVIKKGDSVKAVVLSVDKGRERLSLGLKQLTTNPWEELAAKHPVGTIVTGKVVNHADFGTFVELMEGVEGLIHVSEIDVRDGQSSEDAYPSGTEVTVKILNIDSEERKVSLSMKAAKEGGSSPAPYKSYLNNDSGGGTLGDILGASLAAAKSSGESQEQETEPAVEIEAVPEEVDESPEEEVEASLAEVEEDLQPETEEDVEASAPETEEEETSEETEPEEEKAD
- the sppA gene encoding signal peptide peptidase SppA yields the protein MKRGYKIFIIITLVLLVVAFAVGRSDRYGPGGFGGDTIALLRVEGPIVDVRWHMDQVRDLMEDDRIKGVVLRIDSPGGAVAPTQELYMELLKLRKIKPIVTSMGTVAASGGYYVSCATDWIVSNPGTITGSIGVIMEFSNLEGLFGKLGISSRTIKSGKFKDTGNPMRQMTEEEEKLLQAMIMDTYEQFVEAVLEGRPVEEDLVRPYLDGRVFTGRQAHELGLVDQLGNINDAIEKVSEMAGLKEVPDEIYEPERERPGIFSILFGESAARALASLSDSVNDQSSDRWLQLWRAF
- a CDS encoding integration host factor subunit beta — protein: MTKAELIEALVDRIDRLTKKEAELIVNTVLKSIADSLSTGGKVELRGFGSFKVKDRRSREGRNPKTGDKVSVDAKRVPYFKAGKELRERVNN
- a CDS encoding YebC/PmpR family DNA-binding transcriptional regulator, whose protein sequence is MAGHSKWANIKHRKGAQDVVRGKIFTKLNREIMVAAKMGGGEVEANPRLRQAIAKARSANMPMQNIERAIKKGTGDLEGVNYEEILYEGYGPAGVAILVETLTDNRNRTVSDVRSAFTKNNGNLGEAGCVSWIFQMSSYFVFPKEGIEGDHLVEVALEAGAEDINEEGSEYEVTGPPEKFDALKDAFTDAGLEFQVGEVTMLPQNVIKLDDRQAEQTLKLVEALEDSDDVQKVFANFDIPDDVMENL
- the ruvC gene encoding crossover junction endodeoxyribonuclease RuvC encodes the protein MRILGVDPSLRSTGYAIVEGDRKKQRIIEFGLIKTRSSESLEDSLKHIADAIEEVVRIHTPDSLAIENIFTARNSRVALQLGHVRGVVIQVCTRCGLQIFHYAATRIKETVAGYGRASKEQVQNMVVRTFGLTETPPHDAADAIAAALTHFYWYRPEEENR
- the ruvA gene encoding Holliday junction branch migration protein RuvA; this translates as MIALISGRLAVKDPGGTVVVDTGNVGYRIFVSLNTLIRLPEVGEELILHTVTVVRDDAMHLFGFGDTQEKDLFNLLVQVKGIGPKVALSLLGGLKPVDLKNAIYREDAGWISTVPGVGKKTAERIVLELKDKVQPAGEDPAAVDVGVEEQIISDVVSALANLGYPASQSRKAVQDILEKDGGPEDFTGIIRESLKVLSGRKA